TCCAATATATTCTTGGGGAATAGATATTGCGCCATCGTTCCTGATGGTCAAACGATAGAAATTTACCGCATCAATTTGCCGTAGCAAAACTTGGCGAAAAGAAATTCAGGCGAATTATAGGTGCTTCTATGACTTTATGGGAAGGCGCACGGATCGCTTGGAATACCATGGAAACACATTGACATCGCGCGAGCATTTCATCTATAAAGGATACGTGCAAATCGCCGCGTATAAGCTGGATGCAGAGAGAGAATCCGGGGATTGTTTCGTGCTCTCGAAATCCTGTTATTGGATCCGTCCCAGCCGACGGCAACGCGCATCCTCGCGAGGATTACGAACAAGGCAAGTTATATGTCCTGAAGAAAGGAATGGATGTATGTACATGAATAACTTGACTATTCTTCAATAAAACTGAAGCAATTACATTTTTAACTATTCAAGGGAATAAAATCGGTGAAAATTGGTATGACACCAAGAGTAATAAAATTATTAACCGTGTGTTTAATGATTTTATGCTCTAAAATCAATGCTGATGAATCTCCTTTTTATTCACCAGACAATCCGAAACCTTCTCTATCGGAAGAGGAATTGTCCTCGAATGGGGAATCGTCCGAGCCTCTTCAGCCCGATCAATTAGACGGATCTTTTTTGTATCTTGTGTCGCCTTGTCATCTGAAAATAATCCGGGAAGAGCTTGGTAAGCTTAATCCGAAAAGTACTGGTGATGAACTGACCTGGATGGAAAAGGGCATCAACTTTGATATGGTGGGGGATTTCCCTGCCGCCCGTTATTGGTGGTTATCTCCCAATCGTATTTCGTGGATCCATTTTGCCACATTTGAATATAGGCCGCGAGAAAGTGATTTGTGGCAAATCGGGAATCAATCTATTGAACCTGGTTTGTATGAGTCATTTAAGTGCCTTTTTCACTGGCTGGCAGAAAATTTACCGGTTCCCAAAATGGGTGATTATTTTTCGACGATGGATCTAACCTATGAAGGGGATTTGTATACGTCGCATACTTCCGAAATTCTTGGCGGATTTGCCAATCAAAAATTATTAGGGATGAGCTCGGGGCGTTATGGAACGTATAATATTATTCGTTTTTACAATATGTTGGCCAGAATGCTTTATCTCAGTCTTGAATATGGCAAACTCGATGTTTATCAACAAGTCTGGTTGGCTGTGCAGTGCAACGAACTCGTCCGGAACAAATCCTACATTCCCCTGCCTATATTTTCCGAGAGGCGAGATGAATACGGAGAGTGTCCAGGTTCACCATCGCAACATTTTCTGTTTTCCCTGGATCCGGATACTCTCTGGAATGTTCTGATGCGCCAGTCTCTTCCTTCTCCTAAAGGGGAAATACTTTTTCGTTATAGAGGTAATCTTGTGGCCCTCCAATGGAATGATCATTTTCTCAATTCTGCGGTATTTTCCTGCCATAGTACATCATGGCTGGATTCCTTTGCTTCTCAAGTACCATCAAACTATGTACATGAATTGGAGAAGAGGAAATTGAAGGTTCCATCTCTTTCGAAATACCGGCTTATGCTTGTGGATATGGTCGGGATTTGTCGAGGGAGGCTTTCCATGGACGACAAGCTTGCCAGAATACTGAATTATCATGCGAAGCTTGCCATGACGGAACCTGAGCAAGCTTTTCAGGATTACTCCCACAACACCGCCGTTATTTTGACGCGTTTTCCAGAGGATAGCTCATCCCGTTGGCTTGTAGCTCCGCCGAATGCGCCAATAGTTAGTTTTTTCCTAAACAGTTTTGCGACTGAAAGAAGTATCTCGAATCTCGACAAAGAGGAGTCGATTCTGGAGATTGATCGCTACGAGCAACGCTTGAAAGAGGCAAAGCTGGAAAGGATAGAGCTGGGAATAGAGAAATGAGTCGTCCGGCTCGATTCTTGTCGACAGGTACACAGCCAACTTCTTCAGTTGTGCATTATATCACCAGAAACTGCTCACAATAATGTATCGTCCGGGGATGAGAACGGCGCTGAAATATAAATACGATCATGAAATACATTTTAGCCATTTTGGGACTCCTGTATGCCCTTGCCGTGTGCCCTTCTCTTTGTGGGGTTGATGATCCGGGTGCGGCTTGGGAGAACGAGGATTTGAGGCAGGAATCTCTGTCCGGTTTTCCCGATGGCCTTTTCTTTTCGCGGATTCGGAATCCAGTTGTTTATTCTTACCGACGACAGTTATTTTCCAACAGGGAATGGATTGTCATGGGAACTGTGGAGCGTAAAGTTTTGGAATCCCTCTGTGTTTCTGAGAGCAATACATCACTGTACGATCAAATCTTTCTGAAAGAGCATCCTTTGTCATTCATCTCTCCACCAATGCCTCTGGTCGGTTCCAGCACTTTTCGAACCATCGCGCAGATCGCCATCCAGCAGTACGATTGTGACACATATATCGGGGTGCATAATCATCATGGTTTTCAGGATTATCCCATTCCTCTTTTATTTGAAAATCATCCGTCATATTCCTATTGTTTAAAATCTCCCTTATTTTTGCCGATCAAGGATGGAAAGAGCCTATTGATGATTTCCATATTCTACAAATCACAGCACGGATTATGAAATTGACTCGCCACTACACTGGAGCCGTTATCAGCATGGTATTTTGCCTGGTGCTCATTCTGTTTTTGGAGAAAATCCTGACGACCATCCATAGTAATGAATTATTTTTTATTCGCATTTACCTTATTTTCAGTCTGCCGGTTCTCTGCATGGGGTGGTTTAAGCGAATACCTGGAAGTACAAAACTTTATTTACTAAGCCTCTGGGGACTCATCGGTATATTCACCGTACTGACATCTTTCCAGTACGGCAGCATGTTTGTGTCCCGACTTGTCCTGTATAACATTCTGCCTCTCTGTCTCCTCTTCTCCGTAGGCGTGCTGAGTTTTGATAAAAATAGAGAACGTCCTATGATCGACATACTCACTCTTGCAGGATATTCCGTCTTCTCACTTCTGCCCTTTATGCTCGCGGTCACGGGTATCATCAGTTCCCCTTACGCAGCCATCGCATGGACATCCGCCGGATTCTGGGTATCTGTCATCATCATTCCCCTGCATATTATTTTCCGTATGATCGGAAAACCTCAAATCTCTGTATCCGAAAAGTAATCATCCTTCATCGTTTTTAACGATACTTCTGTCAAAAGTTGTTTAGCAACTGTATTTATGATATGAAAAAGGCTCAATGGTCTCTTCCAAATATTAAAACATCATGCGATCCCGGTGATTTTGTCTTCCTGCGAGGATGGGAATTTAAAGAAGCATCGCATTTTTAGTTCGACATGGGTATCACGATATTATTGTTGTCAATTTTTATTCTAAAGATGGCAAGGGCAGAGTAGTTCTTTGTACGTGGTTGTCTGATCAATCAAATAACACGGGTCCGTCCGAATGATGAAAATTTAAAGATATATGGTAGTGGGGATCTTCGAAATTTCGAAGGATAATTGCCCCAGGAAGGCGACAAGCACACAATCAACTTCTTCGGTTGATCCTCCGAATATGACGGTTCAAGTATGGACAGAATTTGAGGATAGATTATGTAAAATAAAGAAGAAAACAATGGTGGAGGAGAAGTGGTGCCTCCGTATTTCAATGCAGGAACTGCCTGAAGAAAGGAGGCCCAAGCCGGGTTGGAGGAGTGTGAAATGGAAGGGCTGTCACTTTTTCTCCGGACGGTCCATAGGGATTCCCCATTTCTCCGAAATCAGTTTTTTGTGAAACTCGACTTTTTTCTTGAAGCGTTCAATGTCCCGGACTTCCATGGGAGACCAGCCAGCCTCAACAGTTGCAAGGCAACGCGGATAGGCCTGGTAGAACACGCGGTTGATATCCGGCATGCGTTCGCTCCAGAGGCAGCATTCCACTCCACGGACTCGCTTCAATTCATCCGGAGACAATCCCTTGCCCGGATCAAGAGAATAGGCATTTTCGAGCGTATTGACGGGCATCCAGCCGGTATCGGGCTGTCCTGACGGCCAGTCTCCCGGCAGCTGGGGATAGTCGAGGTAGCAAATGCCATTGGGGGCATAGATTACATCCACGTTCGTACCGGATGTTTTGGCTACGTCCCTGGCATTATGGTGGCGCCAGACAGTTGCTATGGAACCGTCGGGGTACTTACCTGCGGGTTCATACCAGAAGACGGCCCGTTTGCCTCTCTTGGCAATCAAAGCGTTCATTTTATTGAAGAAACTGAACATCTGCTGGCTGACTTCCTTGTTGATGTCTGTCTGCTTGAGAGAATCCGCCTGGGAAACGGGTGAAGGTGAAGCGCTTGTCTTCTTTTTTCCTCCAGTATTGCTGATTCCCTCCCTGGCCCGGAATTCGGCGCACCTGGGGCACTTTTTCCAATTATCTTCGGGTGCTTCATCTCCGCCGAGATGCACATATTGGGAGGGGAAGATGTCGGCGAGTTCCTTGAAGACAGCATCGTAGAATTTCAGTACGTCCGGGTTGCCCGGGCAAACCAGTGTCTTGGAAATGCCCGCATCGGTTCTCACCTTGAGATTCGGGTCGGGGAAGCACTGGAAGTCTCGATAAGCCGTACAAAGTGCCTGGTTGTGTCCGGGAAGGTCGATTTCAGGAATAATCTCAATGCTTCTCTCTGCAGCATATTTGACCAGATCCTTCAGCTCCTGCTTGGTGTACATGCCTCCATGCGGGATCTTGTTGCCGAAGGTTTCTTCACGCACCGATGCCACTTCCTTCAATTTGGGATATCCCGGAACCGGAAGCCGCCAGCCCTGGTCGTCCGTCAGATGGAAATGGAGTTTATTAAACTTGTAGTCGGCCATGACATCAATGAATTTTTTGACGTCGGCGACAGGAACAAAGTGGCGTGCCGAATCAAGCATCATGCTGCGCCATGCGAAGCGCGGCTTGTCTTCGATCACCCCGCAGGGGATTTTCTTTCCCTTATATTGAGACTCCAGCTGCTCCAGCGTTTTCCGGGCATAGAACAATCCTGACTTATCCCCGGCATCGATGGCAACACCTCGCGGAGTAACCGTCAGTCGATAGCCTTCCGCTCCCAGTGATTCATCTTTTTTTGTCTTTAGGACAACGGGTTTGGAGCAAATCCCCTGTGACATGCGCACCAC
This is a stretch of genomic DNA from Akkermansia sp. N21116. It encodes these proteins:
- a CDS encoding beta-N-acetylhexosaminidase translates to MKFFAIPLLVLFPGVLMAAPGFDERPYMVIPEPAVVRMSQGICSKPVVLKTKKDESLGAEGYRLTVTPRGVAIDAGDKSGLFYARKTLEQLESQYKGKKIPCGVIEDKPRFAWRSMMLDSARHFVPVADVKKFIDVMADYKFNKLHFHLTDDQGWRLPVPGYPKLKEVASVREETFGNKIPHGGMYTKQELKDLVKYAAERSIEIIPEIDLPGHNQALCTAYRDFQCFPDPNLKVRTDAGISKTLVCPGNPDVLKFYDAVFKELADIFPSQYVHLGGDEAPEDNWKKCPRCAEFRAREGISNTGGKKKTSASPSPVSQADSLKQTDINKEVSQQMFSFFNKMNALIAKRGKRAVFWYEPAGKYPDGSIATVWRHHNARDVAKTSGTNVDVIYAPNGICYLDYPQLPGDWPSGQPDTGWMPVNTLENAYSLDPGKGLSPDELKRVRGVECCLWSERMPDINRVFYQAYPRCLATVEAGWSPMEVRDIERFKKKVEFHKKLISEKWGIPMDRPEKK